GGGGCACGTAGCAGATTGTGGTTTTATAAAGATGTTCATGATGTTATCACTAATAATACAGTAAGtaaatatgtatatgtgtgtgtatatgtatcattttttaaatcttgAAGCAACATAACATTTGAATCTCACATTTTAACAATAGTATattattcttgttttttttatttcagggaacaaataaaatcaaaggCATCGTGGCAAATTTTCCCAACAAAGGCGATGAGATATGCTTGTATCTTGAAAGCTTCTCCGTGAtgaaaaatcttaaaattatCATAATCTGTAACGCATGCCTTTCTGGAGAAGTTGAGTATCTACCAAACAATTTGCGAGTGCTTCAGTACGTCCCTGAAAATTTTTCAACCGCATCAAACAACGAGGTGTGAGATTGATGGTATGAAACTAATTTTCATCCCCTATTATCTTTCCATTCAACCTAATTAGCAACCTAATTAGTAACAAGCTTAAGAATAATTAATCCTATGTCTACGTTGTTTATCCACTGGTAAATTAGAACAAATGTTAGTGTTAAGCCTTTATGATACATgtcattttggttttgttttgctgaTGCAGGGCTTTGAGGCACCCAATTCATTGGCATAGGAGAATCATCAGTATAGTgatccaaaagaaaatatacaacCTGATTCCAAAACTGATACATTTATATTTCAATGTTGTAGcaattctctttttttgtctCAAAATActtcttcataaaaaaaaaaggtagatTTGCGACAGAAGGAGTAATCACGTTGAAACTAACCTCAATCTTTTTGGAACACAATCAGCACAGACGCAAGAACTCACAACCCATGAAGacaagttgaagaaaaaaaatacgcTCGCTCGCTCACGAGAAGAAAACCAGGAACAAGGACGCTCGCaattgagagaaaaaaaagtatgcTCGCGTTAGTTTAGTCTAACGTTAATGCTGTTAAGGTAGGGTTAACATCagttttggaaattaaaataaaataaaaaatatatgttttaaaaGTTTAATGACATGTCGAGTCGCTAGATTGGTTGAATGGTTTAAATTTACCGAAATGCGGGTAAATGCACAGAAGCTAAATGCAGAGGCTCAGGATCCTCAAAAGTACAATAGTATCAATTGCTTCCTCATATTTAGAAGCACATACAATAGGActaattacaaaataaaatctagaaaatgaaaatactcTAAGGCCGTTAGCTGAAAGCTGCAAGCCTAATTACAATAATAAACCAAATTTATACACCTAATTATCCATCAAGTCAAGTTCTCCATATGTATACAGAGTTATACCTTCATAATTACCAAATAAAACTTAAGCTTTACCTTTGCATCTCTTCCATTTTACCACTACTAACAAACTCATCGTCACATAATCCACCAGGGTACCCCTCGCCATGGCtctttgcttttgttgaaaatggtgaGGGCGTGGTGCATTTCTCCGCTTGGATATGGCTTTTCCAATCCCAGCTGAATTATAAAAagacaataaataaaaaaactcgaTAGATTAATATGTAGCAGATTACAAGGTCAATACAACACAAATGGAAAGTGACTTTAAAGTTGTGgggaaaacatatataaaatgcCGAAATTTACCAacttaaacaaaaacacatgTCAAATAACAAAGGAGTAAGATTCACACATTCACACCCACATCCAAAGGATTGCATACATACAGTGGCTGGAAATTAAGAATTTTGCAAGTGATTAAATAAAAGTTCAAATAACCATAATCATAATGTTGCTTGTATCttaccaaaaaatattaagaaacaTAATCAATGTAAAGAGTTTTAGTAGTACTGCCACCATTAAGCAGGCtgttaaaaacaaatacatacaTTCATTTGagtaaccaaaaacaaaaatagggTTTGCAGATACCTTTGACCTTCCCTGCATGTGCAagcttatataggcctttggAGTCTCTAGCCTCACAAAGTTGGAGTGGAACATCCATGAACATCT
The window above is part of the Prunus dulcis chromosome 1, ALMONDv2, whole genome shotgun sequence genome. Proteins encoded here:
- the LOC117615302 gene encoding uncharacterized protein LOC117615302 codes for the protein MITDVSLLALARVRIRRVIQISVGFIFSSLYLNLWTSRRAYSYQWFLNVLPTYDRCSWMFHSNFVRLETPKAYISLHMQGRSKLGLEKPYPSGEMHHALTIFNKSKEPWRGVPWWIM